In Nicotiana tabacum cultivar K326 chromosome 17, ASM71507v2, whole genome shotgun sequence, one DNA window encodes the following:
- the LOC107826117 gene encoding uncharacterized protein LOC107826117 has protein sequence MAEVVLYVYDMNKSGGHDAHNFAVVQMNNLLKDGINFGGLFHTAVQVYGNDEWAYGHTNKGSGVFSCPAGKNPSYTIREKIILGRTECSPSKVNKILKELSDSWPGNKYNFVSRNSKHFSNELLERLGVPKLPGWVNRVTNIADAAKDAAGTLLKAKDEALKRVWNPIDFAFGSGSKNKSSSTKSVKATPCEFNIININYFTENFTVSAPVIQNEDDDEHVNHQLPVIKAIEERPSIQIVEEPAEEDEPVIHKDDDKSHVIESDDESTTVVHKDEEPSTVIHTDDKRVAMHA, from the coding sequence ATGGCCGAAGTAGTCCTCTATGTTTATGACATGAACAAAAGTGGTGGGCACGACGCTCACAACTTCGCCGTGGTCCAAATGAACAACCTCCTCAAAGATGGCATCAATTTCGGCGGCCTCTTCCACACCGCCGTCCAAGTTTACGGCAACGACGAATGGGCTTACGGCCACACCAACAAAGGCAGCGGCGTTTTCAGTTGCCCCGCTGGTAAGAACCCTAGCTACACCATTCGCGAGAAAATTATACTCGGCAGAACAGAGTGTTCCCcttcaaaagtcaacaaaattttAAAGGAGCTCAGCGACTCGTGGCCAGGCAACAAGTACAACTTCGTGTCAAGAAACTCGAAGCATTTCAGCAACGAGTTGTTAGAAAGACTTGGGGTACCTAAGCTCCCCGGTTGGGTTAACAGGGTTACTAACATAGCAGATGCTGCAAAGGATGCAGCAGGTACTCTGCTTAAAGCTAAAGACGAAGCACTAAAACGTGTATGGAATCCTATTGATTTCGCTTTCGGGAGTGGTTCCAAGAATAAATCCAGTAGTACTAAATCAGTAAAAGCTACCCCTTGTGAATTTAATATAATCAACATCAACTATTTCACTGAAAACTTCACAGTTTCAGCTCCTGTTATACAAaatgaagatgatgatgagcaTGTCAACCACCAGCTGCCTGTTATCAAAGCCATTGAAGAGCGGCCTTCTATCCAAATAGTTGAAGAACCAGCTGAAGAAGATGAACCTGTTATCCACAAAGATGATGACAAGTCCCATGTTATAGAGAGCGACGACGAGAGTACTACTGTAGTCCACAAAGATGAGGAGCCGAGTACTGTTATTCACACCGACGACAAGCGCGTAGCCATGCATGCCTGA